The Mauremys reevesii isolate NIE-2019 linkage group 1, ASM1616193v1, whole genome shotgun sequence genome segment GCAGCAACGGCATTGGCAGCCcctacctccctgctccccgaaATGGACAGACACAAGAAAGATGCTGATCCATTGGAGCGGGCCCAGAGAAGAGCCACgggaatgatgaaaggattagaaacccTGCCTGATAGCGATAGGCTCAAAGAGTCCAATCGGTTTGGTTTAACAAAGGGAAAATTAAGGGGTCACTTGATCACAGGGTGTAAGTACCTACGCAGGGAACAAacatttaacaatgggctctgcAGTCTAGCCGAGAAAGGTCTGACGTGACGCAATGCctgaaagttgaagctaaacaaattgagactttttaacagggagggtaattaacccttggaacagtttacaagggttgtggtggattctccatcactgaccactgTTCAGTCAAGACGGGATGTTTTTTCTagcagatctgctctaggaattattctggggcagttccctggcctgtgagatgcaggggctcagactggatgagcacaatcttcccttctggccttggaattaaTGAATCTGTGAATCATGGGGATGTGAAGCCAGGGAGGGTTGGATTTTCCTCTGCCTTGGTGCGGATCAGGAATAACTCCGCTGAAAGCAAAGACAGCGGTGCATGGTCAGAATCAAAGCCCATGGCCCTGcttctcctctgctccacaccTGCTGTCCTTCACGGTGCAGAACGAGGGCACGGCTGTGGCATGCGTGGCCttgtttctctctgcttctctgatgttgagaaagtggataaggaacatttatttacttatttccataatacaagaactgggggtcaccaaatgaaaataataggcagcaggtttaaaacaaataaaaggaagttcttcttcatgcagtgcacagtcaacttgtggaactccttacctgaggaggttgtgaaggctaggactataacaatgtttaaaagggaactggataaattcatggtggctaagtccataaatggctattagccaggatgggtaagaatggtgtccctagcctctgttcgtcagaggatggagatggatggcaggagagagatcacttgatcattgcctgttaggttcactccctctggggcatctggcattggccactgtcggtagacagatactgggctagatggacctttggtctgacccagtacggccgttcttatgttcttatgttctgtctaGCCTagtttgtaagctccttggggcagggatcacATCTCAATTTGCTAGTTTGGGAGATCCCTGGTACAGGCCATTGGGCCCTAATGGAAACAAGATTAAGTAATAATACTGAGCTGtttcatcagtggatctcaaagcaccaggacgtcagtatcattattcccattttacagatggggaaactgaggcacgggaagGTGACCTGACTTGCTCAAGGTTCTCCAGCAGGCCGGTGGCAGAGcttggggatagaacccagatctaTCCCCACCCCATATTCATAGCCTGTGTGGATGTCATCTAGGGACTACATGCCATGCAGACACTTTGCCTTGGGGTTACAAGACTGGCCTAGGGTGAAAGGAAGGAACTGTTTTCTCTTGTTCTTCTGTGGTGTACAGCAGGAGTACGGGGTGGCTAACCTAGAGTCAGTATGTAATGGGGTCTGTAACTaactctctgcctccctccttcctcccagagccagagggtcctcccccacaccccagcagaAGCTATTgcaaaaatggggaaaaataaacAGGTTTATGAACTTCCAGTTCATTGAGGTacagacctggccctgctctgcctctgctccGCAGCCTGGCTCCGCACTCGCAGAGTGGGCAGCCCCTGGctgggacacacacacccctgccgagccccccttGACTCCACTGTGCCCCCAGAGGGGAGTCTATCTCCCCATCTCAGTGCAGTCTGCTCCCCAGTTTCCTCATTGGCAAAGTGACCTGGGTAAAttgatggaggggatggtataatgagattGCCTACGGTGGCGAATGGCTCATCTGCAagtgctagcagcaaatatctccaatggccttAAAAGGTAAACACAATGCGTTGCGAAGGGTTAACACGGCTTTTCAAAGGGAAATCTGCCTCACCAAGCTATTCAAtactttgagggggtcaacaagcatgtggacaagggagatccagtagCTACAATGCACTTGGACAAtcagcctttgacaaggtccctcaccaaaggctgttcaGCAAAGTAACCCGTCACGGGATAAGAGGGCAGGTCCTCTCCTGGGTccgtaactggttaaaagacagaaaacgaAGGGTGTAGTAAGAAGAGGGTCTGcaacataagcccttgtatcagaggcctggtaggaggcctgaagcctgaactaaagtagcggtcaaaactttgcCAATATGAAGCAAAGTCAGGTTGTGtgcaagaggcaggccctgctccccGAATCTGGCAGGTACAGGGCGGATATTGTTCTCTCTACGTGCTGCACTGGCTCTGTCCAGAGAGTCCGTACAAGCTCTGGCTAATGTTTGGTACCCAATTAACATCAAGTCAATGTAGATATTAATGTTCTCTGTAGTGTAGGTACCTTGGcttttagccatgaaagcaatatgatggtgtgcctcggtttcccttctCAAACAGCACATTAGGTCTGGAATGTCTTGTCTGCTGTGAAATGTTCCAAGACTGGTTACATGCCCTAGCTTTAAGACAGCAGTATTACATGGCCTTTGGACATAACGTGTGTTATCATATAAGAAACAGTTTAACCATAGAGGCTTTTAGCACATACTGAGTTCTTATGTATCACTCCCAACGTGTTCAAGGGTTTTTCCAAAAGACCATGTACATTGTACATCTTTACAGTTCTGGGCATTAGCAACAAACCAGTTGCAACATTTAACATTAGCATTAACATCAAATTTACCACAACCATACATTTACCAGCATTTTTCTCATGCCACGCCTTTGCCTCAATACCGTTGGGGTtttggcattttagggttaaTCTGTGGCTTCCATCAGAACAGGGAGGAAGAAAAAACCTTTTCCCTGCTAGAGGGTCAAATTCTGAactctcttgcttaacagaatccATTGGCTGGCTAGCTGTGTCCCATtaccaattccaaggctggactctgtctcAAAGAGACCATCCATTTTGACTAGCATGTTAGACTCAAGATCCCTTTGTCCTTCCATTACCAACCTCTGCTTCCACATAGAATCAGATCTCAAGTTCACTGAGAGACTACAAGACATACCCAAAATGTCTAGAGATGAGAGTTTCTGACGTTAGCAGAAGGCTAATCCCCGGGAGGAATCAGCACCTTATCCTCAGTGGCAAAACATGCCTTTAACAGGAGGTAAAACACAgctaatcacacacacaccccttccgttctctctctcgctctcccacAGTCAGGGGGACCAGAGACCACTTGCAAATGAGACCCTCGCCCAGGCACTAGGCCACAGCACCCCTGATCTCTCtcccacccagccactccccacAAAGCCATGAGTGTAGGGAAGAGAGCGAGatcagcctggggaagccgggcccatCCACATGAAATGTGCCGTAAGGCAGCCAAACACAAGGTCCGTGGGACGCAGGCCTTGGCTGCAGAATGGaggaccagggctgcccagaggattcaggggcctggggcaatgcaattttgggggccccttccatcaAAAAGTTGCAGtattatagaatactgtattctcatggggacccctgcggggcccggggcctggggcaaattgccccactcctctccccgggcggccctgtggaGGACTGAGGCCGGCAGAGCTGGGACCCTGAGAATGGTTTAGGAGTTTGAGGAGGAAAGAAACAAACCCAAGGTGGCACAGCAGGTTGGTGGCAGAAACAAAACTAGAGCCCCTGTCTCCCAATGTGCAGCTTTCTGTTACCATTAAGAGTCCAGCTCAGATGTAGCTTGTCACAGAGGAGATGCACACACCGTGCTCTCTCGCAGAGTGATTTTACCTTTGTgctttcttgttttgttgtttcccttcaTCTTAGAACAAGACTCACTTGGTCTGGCTGCCTTCTGTGGCAgtgtgcagtgttgctgtagccatgtctgtcccaggatattagagagacaaagttgggaggagatatgttttattggaccaacttctggtgatgagagagaccagctttccaGCTCATACATTGGAAGTACATAATTACAGAATCCCTATAGTTCAGATGAAAACCTGCCTTTAATTTCCAAGTCTCAAAGCATTTACTGTTGCCTCCTTTAGCTCAGCAGGAAGCTTCTGCTGCAGCATCGATAAAACACATTGATCACCCGTTTCAGGATCTCTTTTGTTCTCACCCCATACACGATGGGGTTTAACATGGGGGGAATGAGCACATAGAGGTTGGCCAGTAGGATGTGAATATAACCTGGGATGTTGTGCCCAAATCGATGtgcaaaaaaggagaaaaaggCCGGTGTGTAGAACATCAGtatgacacagaggtgggagccgcaggtGCGGAGAgccttgagccgggcgtccttcgATGGGAGCTGGAAAACGGCCCTGAGAATCAGTCCATAAGATACAGCAATGAGCACAGCATCCAAGCCGATTGCTAAAATAGCCACAGCTAAGCCATACCAGACATTGACTGTGATGTCGTCGCAGGCCAGCCGGGCTATGCCCATGTGCTCACAATAGgtgtgaggcaggaggttggTTCTGCAGAACTTCAGACGCTTCACGAGAAAGATGACAGGGAAAATTATACAGAAACTTCTTGTGACAGCTGCCAGCCCCATCTTTCCGATCACAGACTTGGTTAGCATGATGGTGTATCTCAGGGGGTCGCAGATGGCAACGTATCGATCAAACGCCATGGCCAGTAGGATGGCCGACTCGGCAATAAAAATGACATggatgaagaacatctgggtcAGGCAAGCAGCAAAAGAAATTTCCCCCGCTCTAAACCAGAATACAGCCAGCATCTTGGGCACCGTAGTGGTAGATAACAGCAGATCAGCAGTGGCCAGCATGGACAGGAAAAgatacatgggctcatggaggcttcgTTCTGTTAGTATAATGAATATTATGAGAGAGTTCCCCAAAAGCGCCACAATGTACATCagacagaaggggatggagatccagacctGAGACTCTTCCATGCCTGGGATGCCGGTCAGCATGTAGGTTACAGGGTCAAAAAAGGTGTGATTGTCAGTTGGCATCATGTACCATCACTTGGATCTTCTCTTCAGTTTCCAGTAACTAACAGCAAAAGAGAAAATCAGTGAGAACTCACGCATCAGCTAGGACTGGTGTGCATTTGTTGACAGAATCACAGATACCATCAAAAACTTTGTTGTGTGACAACTGCCTGTCAGGGAAGGACCATAAATTCAGAAACAGGGAACATCTCCATTCCAGAAGAGGGAAGATGGCTTGGATGGTTCTGGCCCCAGGTGAAGCAGGGTGCTCCCTCCTGGTGTTGCAGTCCACAGCAGAATCTCTCCTCCTCACATTTGCTACAATTGCTCTCAGGGTTCAAGCggtgactgtgaaagtgaaagtgAGTTAAAGCAGCCACACAACTGGTTCTTCTGGCACTTACCCCGGTTTTACACTCACCAGTGGGGAGTCACTCCCAGTTTATAATGGGGTGAGAGCAAAACCTGTTTCATTCAAAATCCTGCTGCTGGATGCTTTAGGCTCTGAGGCCTTGAACTGACCAACTCTCAAACCCACAAGTAAACTCATTCACGAGCAATTCCCATTGACATTTATGAAAATACCCACCTGAGTAAAATTGCAATTTTCTCAGGATTTGGTCCTAAATATGTGAAGCCAACCTCAATTAAGGTCTGGTCTGCGCTACAGACCTATGCTGGGATAACTACATCGAccaggtgtgtgaaaaatccacccccctgagctcTGTAGTTACACTGACCCAACCCCGCATATAGACCACACTATGTCGGCATAGAGCAGAGGTTCTTGCAACAATTTTTTGGGTGGCCTCAGTGTGCGGCCACCAAAtcttgctggtggctgcactgacactttttcctaaaatacttgattaactttaggaaaaacaaacgaACAGCACATAGACACGTCCGCATCATTGTAAGttatgttggatttttttttagcacactcaataataaaaatttaaaaagtgatatttgtgtgtttgttattATCAATCGCTTTTCACAGGACACTTAGTAGGTATCTAGAAGCCTGTGAAAAGTGACACTTGCACGTTTGTTCATAGCACTTTTCTCAGCAAGCCccaggacaaattaagccctggatgcagggagggaggcagtgggggagatgGTGGCATGGATATGGGTCAGGGGAGACAGGTGGGCCCTAGGGTGATGGACAGGTGGATGTGAAGCCAGGAAGGCTGTGGGGCCCGGGGGCAATCGAGAGGGGGGCGTGAATGCGGGGCcaagggagagggggtgggggtgagcccCGCAGCTGCACGGCTGGAGCCGGGGGTTGGGGCCCACTGCCATGCGGCTAGAGGTCAGTGCCCTCGGCCAGAGCccggagttgggggcaggagctgcacGGCTGGGCCAGGGAGTGTTAGGGGGCttcttccttcaccctctcacttccctggtccttctcgcgtgaacagagagcagcaacacccaaagtccgaaggtgcaaaccaTTCAATATTTATTGAGGTGAACTTCCAGcagcttaaatccaagttccttttccttattttcgaatcccaacttacttcctgtttgcccctaatttatatagtaatattctcagctagaccttaaccaatcattttactgaaatttacctaaccaatcctaatagAGTGTAACATgattacctaaccaattatatcccaccaccttaattcatttacacccagcaaaattaattatacagcagacagaaacagtcacagaaccagacagagaccatgcaaataaacaataGCAAAGTGGGAGCTGTAATGACCAAACAAtgcagaagtgaggatttcacaactccATCTGTACAGACATAAGGGATCCCAGCTGTGTCTAtcgataagtgagttcttaccagacagaaaactatcaaactaaatttccttttacatattccaggctcttccctttctctggaggtgatggaatatcagggcaggattgtattcctaacagcccaatagcaccttatttcagtgtgacgggtttgggatgtgaggatgtgaccgtacacttcccagcttatggctgcctctgctgcttagccaaaggcctcagcctaagaacagggcctccgactatcctagtgagagaaggcccagacacaggcggactgtgattttgattctttggttttagatccctgtaactagctaagtgataaacaTACACCTAAGCTCTTAACGTATaagcctttgcagacaggcctgaatatctatatcctaacagggAGTTGGAGCCCAGGGCCGGTGCCTGCCGCCATGTgggcagagcctggagctggGTGCTGGGGTCCGGGACTGCGTGGCCAGAACCAGGGGTCAGTGCCCACTGCCATGGGCCGAATCCAGCACCCGCTGCTGCACGCCCGGGGATCGGTGCACACCTGGGTCCAGGGATCAGTGGCTGCTGCACGCCCGGGGATCGGTGCCTGGGGCCAGTGCCCACTGCCATGAGCCGAACCCAGCACCCGCTGCTGCGCGCCCGGGGATCGGTGCCTGGGACCAGTGCCCGCTGCTGCGCGCCCGGGGATCAGTGCACACCTGGGTCCAGGGATCAGCGCACACCAGGGATCAGCGGCTGCTGCCACATGCTGGGGATCGGAGCCTGGGGCCAGTgcctgctgctgcacccccaagGCTGGGGATcagtgcctgggggcagcagtcAGGACTGGGGGTCGGAGCATGCAGCTGGGGTTGGTGTCCGGGGACAGGGGCGGCCATGGGGCTCAGTgcctggggccagaaatgagaatTGGAGCCTGCACCGTGTGGCCAGGGGTTGGAGCCTGAACCGAAGCCCCATGGCCGAATGCCAGGGCCCCATgtccagagctggggggcagcgtCCAAAACCCtgcaggcagagctgggtgttGGCACCTGGAGCCCTGGTCCACGCAGCCACTGAGTCCTGCCACTGGAGCCCACCTCCCGACCACCCCCGGGCAGCAGCCCCAGGCTCATTGTCCCCGGCCCCCCAGGTGGAGCACTCACCTGCTCCTGCAGCGCTGTGCCCACCTGTCTCCAGGGGCcgcgcagggagggaggggagagggccgaTGCTTTGCCTCCCCCCCATCACCACTGAGGAAGCTGTCGTGGCCGCAGGGAAACCCCCCGGTGGCCACGTTTGCGGAACATCGGCCCAGAGCATCTTTGAGAGCTCACCCCAGCGGCGCAGCTGGGCCCCTGCAGCATTTCAAGCCGAGCCCTGCCCGTAGCTCTGCCGCAGAGAACTACAGCTGCAGTAAGTGGGACATCGGCATCAAAACAGCCCTTACAATCGGCTGCTCCTGGGTCCTACAGTCCGGACATTCACAGCTGTGCTCCTTGAAACCAGTTAATTTCTGCCAACCAGAACAGACCCAGTCCTGGGGTCCTTATGGCGTTAATGGAAGTGTTGCCTGAGTGAAGGTCTCGGGATTTGGGGTGTAGAATATCACAGGGCCTGAGTAGTTTTACTCTGAACAGTCACATTAACCTAGAATGGCCCAGTCCAGAGCCCACTGAGTTCAACAGCAAGACCCCAGTGACTCCCCTGGGAGTGGATCAGGGTAACCCGGTGACCTCTTCCCAACACCCAACCTCAGCGCAGTCACAGGAGCGTATCTCAGTGCCCCGGCTCCCGTCCTGCCCCTGCAGTCGGAGTTACGCACCCCCATTCTAGCCAACCCAGCTCAAACATTTCCTAGGTTTCATGTGTTTCCATTTCCCCCTTCACAGATTCAATCCATGCAAACGACTCACCAGGCTCCGgccccagctggggaggaggaatcTCTGCCTGTGACCGGGtcggggagctgcaggcggcaggGAATCTGCACTGACCGGGGCTGAGGTACAGGGATATTTATATTGCTGCCCTGTGAATCTCAGCAGGGACTCAGAGCCAGCACGGAGCCCCAAGGACCTGGCCTCTGTGACTGGCTCAGGTGGTGAAGAGCAGCAGAGAATTAACCATTTCTTCCTCTCACTTGTTTGCGCTGATCATTTCTCCTTTTGTACGTTATTTAGAAAGGTCTTTCTGACACTGAGGCCCCCGGCAAAGAGttccctgttctttgcaaacagctCATAtctcaggcctgacaaactcactacaccacaCACAAGTCTATGGAATATTTACCCATAAAGAGTAGCATGTAAGGTGTGTGCAGAAAGCTTGTAACTTCTCAAGCTTCATAACCATTGCAAAAGGCATGTCTGGGTAATAGTTAAGGAATAACATATTGCTATTGACAGTGAGCTTTATGGACTTGGAGGAGAAGTTAGTCACAAAGGTACAGTGTGTCTTTGTGATAGCCCTTCCAGTGTCGTCACCCCATCCTGGTTAGCTGGGGATATAATGCCAGGCTCAGTTCTCCAGCCTTGCTCCACCCCAAGAttatcaatggaaaaccatcagagaCAACGGCAAA includes the following:
- the LOC120395776 gene encoding olfactory receptor 52B2-like, whose amino-acid sequence is MMPTDNHTFFDPVTYMLTGIPGMEESQVWISIPFCLMYIVALLGNSLIIFIILTERSLHEPMYLFLSMLATADLLLSTTTVPKMLAVFWFRAGEISFAACLTQMFFIHVIFIAESAILLAMAFDRYVAICDPLRYTIMLTKSVIGKMGLAAVTRSFCIIFPVIFLVKRLKFCRTNLLPHTYCEHMGIARLACDDITVNVWYGLAVAILAIGLDAVLIAVSYGLILRAVFQLPSKDARLKALRTCGSHLCVILMFYTPAFFSFFAHRFGHNIPGYIHILLANLYVLIPPMLNPIVYGVRTKEILKRVINVFYRCCSRSFLLS